One Dioscorea cayenensis subsp. rotundata cultivar TDr96_F1 chromosome 17, TDr96_F1_v2_PseudoChromosome.rev07_lg8_w22 25.fasta, whole genome shotgun sequence DNA window includes the following coding sequences:
- the LOC120281181 gene encoding LOW QUALITY PROTEIN: alcohol dehydrogenase 1-like (The sequence of the model RefSeq protein was modified relative to this genomic sequence to represent the inferred CDS: deleted 2 bases in 1 codon) — translation MIVGVYVDDLIVTGSNTEEVKRFKEQMMMEFEMSDLGPLSYYLGIEVEQQKDRILLKQLAYAKKVLSQFGMADCNTAKYPMEPKIIVESIGEGVTELAPGDHILPVFIRECKDCAHCKSEESKMSTLLRINTDIGVMIGDGLSRFLINGKPIYHFVRTSTFSKCTVIHVNVAKPPKGSLVVVFGLGAINLVAAEGARIAGASRIIGVDVNPRRFLEDFSFFCVNEFVNPKDYQKPFQEVLAEMTDGGVDRSIKCTSNIDAMILAFECVHDGWSVAVLVRVPHKDAVFKTHHPMNVLNEITLKGTFFGNCTLHSDLPVVVERYMNKELELEKFITHEVPFFRFPASLLPNKISLASGLRPVLVVHTK, via the exons ATGATTGTTGGagtgtatgttgatgatctcATTGTGACAGGAAGCAACACTGAAGAAGTCAAGAGATTCAAGGAGCAAATGATGATGGAATTTGAGATGAGTGACTTGGGACCTCTTTCCTATTACTTGGGGATTGAAGTAGAGCAGCAGAAGGACCGGATACTACTCAAACAATTAGCTTATGCCAAAAAAGTTCTGTCTCAATTTGGAATGGCAGATTGCAATACAGCAAAATACCCAATGGAACCCAAGAT AATTGTGGAGAGTATCGGAGAGGGAGTTACAGAGCTTGCACCCGGCGATCATATCCTCCCTGTGTTCATCAGAGAGTGCAAGGATTGTGCTCACTGCAAGTCAGAGGAAAGCAAGATGTCCACCCTTCTAAGAATTAACACTGACATAGGAGTGATGATTGGGGATGGACTATCAAGGTTCTTGATTAATGGCAAACCTATATATCACTTTGTCAGAACCTCAACATTCAGTAAATGCACTGTTATTCAT GTCAATGTCGCAAAGCCTCCCAAAGGTTCattagttgttgt TTTTGGATTGGGAGCTATCAACCTTGTT gCTGCAGAAGGGGCCAGAATAGCAGGGGCTTCAAGGATTATTGGTGTTGATGTGAATCCAAGAAGATTTCTTGaagatttttccttttt TTGTGTAAACGAGTTTGTGAATCCAAAGGACTATCAAAAGCCATTTCAAGA GGTGCTTGCTGAAATGACTGACGGTGGAGTTGATCGGAGCATCAAATGCACCAGCAACATTGATGCCATGATATTGGCTTTTGAATGCGTTCATGAT GGTTGGAGTGTTGCTGTTCTTGTCAGAGTGCCTCACAAAGATGCTGTGTTTAAGACGCAC CACCCTATGAATGTTCTCAATGAAATAACACTCAAGGGAACATTCTTTGGTAACTGCACGCTTCACTCTGATCTCCCTGTTGTTGTTGAGAGATATATGAACAAG GAGCTAGAGCTGGAGAAGTTCATCACTCATGAAGTCCCATTCTTTAGATTTCCTGCGAGTTTGTTGCCAAACAAAATAAGCCTGGCCTCTGGCCTTCGGCCAGTTCTTGTCGTTCATACAAAGTAG